The following is a genomic window from Miscanthus floridulus cultivar M001 chromosome 14, ASM1932011v1, whole genome shotgun sequence.
GGAACTCGTCCAGAAAGGCACCGACCACTCGCCGCTCAAGCAGCCGTCGTCCTCCCCACAAGTGTACCAGCCCGACTGGTGCCTCGGCTACAGCTACCGGATCACCTGCAGCCCGAGCACGGCCGTAGCAGCGACGGGCGTCTTCTTCCGCCAGGAGAACGTGGCCCTCGGCAGCGTCATGACGGCGCACTTCCCGCCCGTCGACCTGCCGGCCATCCTCCCGCGGGCCGACGCCGAGGAGGCCCCCTTGGCGAATGTCACCGACGTGCTGTCCACGTTCGCCGTCGCGCCGGGCTCTGCAGAGGAGCTCATGGTTCGCGGAACCGTGCGAGCGTGCCAGGCGCCGCCGCTCGCCGGGGAGCGTAAGGCCTGCGCCACGTCCCTGGAGGGCGCCGTGCGCACCGCCGCGCGCATGCTGGGTACGAGTGCGACGACGAGGCTGTCGGTGGCCGCGTCCGCGCTGACACCGCGCGACGGCCTGCCGAGGCAGGAGTACGAGGTCGTCGCGGTGGCCCCCCTCGGCGGCGGACGCCATGTGACTTGCCACGATGACCCGTTCCCATACGCCGTCTACCGGTGCCACATGGAGAAGGAGGCGTCCACCGAGGCGTACGTGCTCACGCTCCGGGGACTCCAGCATGGGATGAGCGGCGGCTCGGCGGTGGTGGACATGGTGGCCGTCTGCCACCTCGACACCGCCAGCTGGAGCCCAGCTCACCCGGCGTTCGAGACGCTGAACCTCCGGCCCGGCGGCGCGCCGGTGTGCCACTTCATGCCGTACGCGGATCTGTTTTTCAGTGAGAAGGCGGCCAACGCCTAAGCACAGTGCATGATCGACATGCCATCTACTGTTTACGAATTTTCTAATCCAAGCACTCTATGTTTTAACAATAATTAATGGCCACCGAAATAAGTAAGAAACGGTGGTGTATCGCTCATATATGTAAGCTAGAGGTAATGTGTTGAATAATGTGTAATGTGTTGAACATGCATGTTTAGATAAACCCGATCCTTGATATTGAACTTCAGTCTCTACTCGCTCCTAACTCCAAACCAACCTGCAACAGTCTTCTCTATTAAGAGCAGCTCCAGTATTGTTCAAAATCAAACTGTGGGCAGGTCCAAACGAACCATAAACACTACAGCATACGAACGGTCACTGTCAGACCAGAAATCAAACTCCGCAGCTGAGTCGAACTGAGGGACGTAAAATAACAAATCCGGTACgacatggagagagagagagagagagagagagagagaggaaaggatGAATGCGAACTCTTCTGCCTCGCTAtgagacgagagagagagagatttctATGACAAGCAGGCCTCACAGATCGATGTATGCATTGGAGCTGTCAAACTCTTGCTTTCTTTGATTTTCACTGTTTGATTTAGCACTACAGGTGCACTAATACATGCTTTATATACTTCCTACCGGTCCTTAAAGAAAACAGCGATAGATCAACCCTCAAGCCTGGTATATATCCCGTCCAATGGAGCACCCCCATTCGTAAATGGAGGTATATATAGGTGAGCTCCCCGGCCAAGCGCAGCTCTTCAGTTGGAGCGCCATCCAATTATTAGTCGACTTGGGGATCCTCCGTGTGATAGTGTCCATTTCCAACGAGGGCGCATGGGCACACCATGTGTGTAGCCCTGTCTGATTGGTTAAGGAGGTTGGGTATGGGGTTAATCTTCTTCATAGATCGTGCTTGTGGTACAAGTACTCCCTATTGTGTGGAAGGAAATTACGTAGGAGTTTTGAATTTAATACAAAGACCAAACTCTCACAAAAAGTGTATTTGACTTTTGTCTTTCTCTCACTTCAAAATTCCTTTTTTCTTCCTTGTGAACAAAGGCaaaaaggaaaaggaggaaaATACTAATAGTTTCCACAATTGTTTGGtactccctctatttcaaattgtatTTCACTTTAATTTTCTCCTAAGTCAAATGTCAGCTCTTTAACTTCGAATACACCAACATCTAGAACATCAAATTAGTTCCGTTAAATTATTCTTTATGAAATATGTGTTGACTGAGCATTTGTTTGAACTTGTAGATATTATTTTATAAAAACTGAATCAAAGTTAGAAAATATTAATTTAGGATAAATCTAAGTTGAACTATAAGACTATACGTGTTCAACTAGATTTACGGTATAACTTTTAAGCCCGGTTATATTGAAACAGAGAATATCTATATATTTGTGGCACACTCGGTTGTCTTCTTGGCCTCTAGTACTCAACATTTggttatttatttttttctcagAAAAAGAATGCATTCATTAATCAGAGAAGGACGATAATTTTTCGGTCATTGTGGGTCAGCATCACGGTGTATACTGTCAGGGCACCTGTAATAGCGAGAGAGCGAGGTATCGATCCTTAAATATCATATCATCATATATGTTTTATATTTGAGGTTTATTTATTCGTATATTTTCTCTTCTTTCAAGAAGAGACAGAGGAGTTATGTCTCTCGTGTATTGAGACGCGCAAAGAGTAGCTCTTCTCTACCGGCTAGCTCAAAAGTGACATATCTCTCCTCCAGGTGGCATCTAATGCTATTTTGGAGCTGGCCAATTGATGTGCCCTTATATATTGGCCTCTTTCGATTcgctgaaaaaaataaaaaaataagttgaaacactgttctggctgatttgttgtgagagaaaaatactgttccggctgaaaaaacaagttgaaaaggacggattataagagaaacgaacagggccatcgTGGGAAAATTTATGTATTGTGTAGATCCTTGTACTGGATTGATTTCCATTTTCTACGGTAACTCATTTAATACAATTTTCTAGTTTTTTCTATGTAATTACATTGAATGGTTAATCACTCCTCTTAACGTgaactagtatagtgcccgtgctaataCCACGGTTTCATTTCAGAGATGCACATAAAAATAGCTAAAAAATTTCCCGTACACGcaattgtatatgaccatgtatataATCCGGAAAGCATAACAAGGCATAATTAGTCTTGGCATTTAGAAAAAAATAAACCATAAATTTAAAGTAAAGTATAAAActaaaaaattataaaactaacgCCATGATCCGTTTTTAGCCTTAAGGCAGACTCCATATTCAGGATAGGTACAAGTGCCACCAATGAATTCCGGCGACTCACTACGCATTTTTTACAAGCATTGAcgaccactagtagagaacctaGCTAtagtcccggttctcaaccccctttaatcccggttttggaaccgggactatgtaatcaggactaaaggtcttgatttttagtcctggttcctccaaccgggagtagaggTGTTTATTGGGTAAAAAAAAGTTGCAGCTATGGAGACTCGAACCTACGACCTCCCACCTTAGCTCTTGTACGCGTTACCATCTCACCTACCACCACACATCTAACTTAGATAAGATACGCTTTCCTTTTAAATTCAGTTTGgagatacctttagtccgggtttgagACATAAACAGGACTAAatgtacctttagtcctggttcgtgGCTCAAATCGTgactaaaagtcacacttttagtccgggttcatgtctcaaaccgggactaaagattctcgcactgacgtgcctctgacacacctcggtaactgttacaaccgggactaaagggtagaATTAGTCCCAGTTTGTAttacaaaccgagactaaaggtccagtCCTCCCTTTAGCCACGGTTACAATttttaaaccgggactaaatactTTTTGGCCATGGGATGAAAggccgtttctctactagtggacaAACCTTTGGAGATGCAATAAATTAACCCAATATATATTCCAAGCAAGAAAAAACATTTGCTTTGCTTTGTCGATATCAGTGCCATACTCCCTCTGCCACTAACCTCCACAGTCGCATCAGTGCCATACTCCCTTCGCCACTAAAGCATATCAATCCAAGAGTAGTACTTGTCTAAATGCTTCAACAACTTGCAGCTCCTCTAGATCGCGCACATCCTTGGTCTCATGTTAGATTTACCTTCCCTAAATTATTCCAAGAGGTTGGCATATCACAAAttttctcaaaaaattaaaaaaagctAATGTAAAGTACAATTAAACCATTTATTCTACCATCATTTTAGTGAGCCAATTATTTACACATAAATATGTGAAATCGAAGGAGACTACAAATTCTTGATTGATAGTCACTATAATAGCCACCTAAGATACTAATCACTGCACAGGATTAAACTGCTacatacactagtagagaacagacctttgatcctcggccaaaatgggctctagtcccgggattttttgcgcccgggactagagatacctttagtcccggttggtggatccaaccgggactaaaggtccctgcccaacggctactgcgccagacagaggtggcagggacctttagtcccggttggagccaccaaccgggactaaaggtatacttttactcccggttggtggctccaaccggaagtaaaggtctattcccgggccgtggctgcgcccggggttggaaagttacctttagttccggttggatccatcaaccgggactaaatattctccctttataaatcggccgcctcctccttcctccccgagcccgagctcagcacattttgaagctcactgcagtagtgttcttgcttcctccctccctccattgttcctccatccattcttcgattcctccgtcgatttcttcgattcctccgtcgattcttcagttgtaaaggttaccaatctcatactctcattttttaccattttcttatgccattttgttcactatatatatttatggttctttattgtggtttttttcatttgtaagcaatttgagctcaaaatcacttcaagcttgcatatttacatgaaagaaggttaaagtatatataaatataaagttagaaaataatagcaaatccttactagttgaacttgcggaccgtgttcaggtcggcgaggatgttctctgccgagcggtaacggacgtcaaggaggagctttgattctacgagggagagcgacaacggtcgtggaagaccgtgttcccttcctcgtagaatcggagctcttccttgaccaagtacggtgccgtccggtggagaaatgctcgccgagctgatcacgtaagcaaggtcaactagtacggatggttatttattcacttgtcccgatatcgtcgcaatagtctgtcaatcaccgtacctaaacgtagtatatataaataaaaacttagaaaatagttagaaaattatagaaaatccatactagtcccggttcctgactcgggactaaaggaccccccccccttagtcccggatgcttgctcccgggtggggaaccgggactagagggggttccccaccgggagtaaagctcggttctctaccagtgatatAAATGCAATCATACAATCTTCCGAAATGACATTGAATCAAAAAGCTAAAAAAATTATGATGCATATCAAAACAGGGGCAAATTTTAGAGAATGAGGAACTTCCAAATATAAGCGCATTTGAACATTTAAGGAAAGAAAATGCACTGAGACTGTAACTGTTAGATATCTGGTGCCCCAGTGCCGCCCCATGTTGCACAAGATTGGCCTGCTCTTTTTCGCACCTTTCTTCTTCCTGAGAGAGTACAGTCTTCCACGAGACGACCTTCGCGAGATCTTGTAAGCATGGCATCCACTGTTGTCTTAGCCTTCTTATGCATAGTGTTTTATTCTTGTTGTTAGAACTAATAAGAACTTAACATATATAAAGTCCAGCAGCATCAGATGCTTACTATTAGTGGAATCAAGAAATGCAGACAACATGTAGTAATTTATTAGGGCAGCTATGATAAAACCCTGATGAACAAAAACTGCAGCAACACATATAACAAACTACAAAAGACGGAGAACAATGTATGAAGCCCACACTCACATCATTGTACTGTGGCTTTGCTTTCCTCTCCTGGCCACAGCCGTTCTTCTTCCCTTCTACCTGTATAGAAATTATTTGCTCCAATTTCAGTTGAACTTTCCCGTATTCTGTTTCTAAATCAAATATCTTGGTTGCCCTTTACCTATATAAGGTAGCAGTTGCTGCGATCTTCAGCTCCTTTTTCGTAGTTTCCTGACATTTCTAGATAGAATATGCTTCTAAAAGAACTATTAAATCAAAACAATAATCTAGTCTAGAGGAACATAGCACATGTTGTGGCCTGTGACTGTTCTTCATTTATAAAAAATCAGTTTCTATGAATACTCAAATAACAATCAGCTCAGAAAATTCAGATCTGCAACCTAGTCACATACATTTGAAAAGGAAAACCGACGATAGATGCTACCTCAAGCTTGTCATTTTCTTTTGACATCACGTTGCAACCTCTCTGCAAAGCCCGCATCTCCTGCCCTAGACCATCAGTTACATTTTTGGAAAAAGTACTACTCTACTATTCAGCTTGCAGATGAGCACAACAAGCATAATAGCAGATATTCCTGTCCTTAAAACAGTGACCTgtgtaaaaatataaaaaatcaaTTTCTTGAGCATGCCCTAGTATCTCAAATCTCAGCACGTTACAACAACAAAAATATATGTAACTGTCTTACCTTGAGCAGCCCCTGCTATGATTGGCAGCATATCAATTTGTATGCCAACATAGAAACTGACCTCTGGAAACTGACCTTGAGCCAAAAGATTTTCTAGATGCATTAGATTTTCTGGTGAAAACAGAGAAGTTCCATGCTAAGTGCAGCAGGTTTTCTGAATTTACCTCTATCTTATATAGGAGCGAGAATGAAAATGGAAACCAGTGTCTTCATCAGGATCAGAAGCAAAGGCAGATTGGAAAAAGTAGaaataaataaaattaacaaaattAATAAGAGAGCTGAGTAGTTGACAGCCCATATAGAACCTTATTGGCATGCAGTACCTACATAGTAATATTTTTGTTGATGCCAGCAGACAGCTTATATGATTTGGACAGATCACCGACCTTAACGAACACATAACTAAGGCGATCAAAACCAAAACAGTGATCAATGTATCACAAGGTTAAGGAATTATCCTTTTTAATCTATCAAATTATATTATTATGGCACTGAACAATGGTCGTATGTCTTCACAACCTTACCGAAACAAAGTATCAGTTCTTAAAAGCAAGACAGTCCTGTGCGATCTCATAAATATCAGATCATGCAGTTTCTTTGTGCATAAAAATTATACATACATTAGTCTAATTCAAGTGGACGCAGCTGCAAGCAATGTAATGTACTATTAGTCTACTATATGCAAACTATAAAGTGTCCAACCTCAAAGCCCAGCTACGTCTGAGCCCCTAACTGAAGTCCACAGTATGAATGGTGAGAATGTTCAAGAACCCTAGGTTCAAGAAAGCAGCAATATACTACTAAGTATTGGCCGCTAGTTAACAAATGGCATTATGTCTCTGCATCTCTGCAGACTACATGACGTTAGTTGCTCTGAATCATGCACCAGTAAAAAACAAATGAACGACCGTGCCAAATCGGCAGTGAGAGAGAAAAAACAACGAATATATCCTCGAGCACCGATAAATTAGCGTTACCTAGAACTCGGTAGCGAGCGTGGTCAGCGACTCGGGGACGTACTCGCTGCCGAACCTCCTGATCCTCCCCATCGCATCGGGCCTCGGCAACCCCACACTTCCGATGCGGTTACCCATCTCCACTGCCGCTGCCTCTGCGGCCACTGCCTTGGCCGGTTGCATTGCGGCCGCACGGCCGCGGCGCCCTCTGTGGGCCGGCGGCGGAGGTAGACGTGGCAGGTCCTACGGCAGCGTGGGCACGGCTAGGGATGCGAATTGCGGGCTCGCGACAGCGGCCATAGGAACAAATCGAGGTAAGGGGGTAGATCTACAGCgagggagcgacggcggcggagTGGAGCTCTCGCACTCGCCCGCGTGGTGGTGATCCTCCCGCATAGTCGCCGATCTGGAAGAGAGATGAGGGCGATGATGAGAAGGGAGGTCGACATGGGAAAGGATAGGCGTCCCATGCGCGGACGATGTTTGTTTTTTTTGTGGAAAAAAAATACTAAGGAAGAGGAGGATCGAACCGTGGCTGTGGGCTGTGGCCATAGGGGGCTGCCCTGGAGGACGCGGAGTGCACGTGGACGGTGAGAAGCCTGGCAGCGGTGGGTGAGAAGCCTCGCATCACACATCAAACATCGGTCGTTTGATGAGCTTTGGTGTGTTGTTAGCCCTTAATTTTAAAGAGACGAATTCCTATATGTATTTTTCTGGATACACAATGGTTGGAGGTTTTCGACGGAGGACGTTTTTCTAGAAAAAcctagtatagttttgattgatccattatagtagagatgaGAAAGTTACGTGAAGCAGTAAATACTCCCTCCttcctgtaatatagtgcattctttCAAAAATTTCcctcaaatataatgcattctagaggACAAAAACCAGTTTTACATTAAATATTTTTCATTTATCGACCAATCATCATTAATCATGTTAATGATAGCAtctgattaggaaataaaatgagggtgcatacgtcttttatgttctctcttagTATGTTTTAAAATTCCTAAATGCTATTTTAAGATGCATGCACCAGCATTTAAGGAGGATATTGATTAATAACAAGCACCACTACATAGCAAATTAAAACCATTAACTATCCGAACAAGTAGGTCGATCGAACATCAAAGCCACTGAACAGAGTGTAGTAGCTGTTCACACACAACACTCGCATACATGAACACATGAGAAGCTAGCTAGAGGTAGCACTGCAAGCCACACATACATATAGCCATGTATATATGTATCTGTGCGCACGTACACAGTGCCCACGGTTACATATATAATACTGTATAATTACATTAAACAGTTCATCACTCGTATTAACATGAATAAAAAAGTTATGTAATTTGGTTACTTATTTTTATGATGAAAAGAGTGCATTCGTTAATCAGAAGGGGTTGTGGGCCAGGATCACTACTGTTAAGGCATCTCGCAGAGCAGCTCCAACACAGTGTTAATAAAAAAGTTAGCTTGTAGAATATTTTATTGAGTAAGGAGAGAGAACGATGAATCAGCTCTTCGTAGGAGCAAGGTTAAACAGCCGACCGCTGGCTAACTTGATTCTTATAGCGTACCTCTAGATCCACTTGTATAGTAGTTAGGGGTGTTTGGTTGTTTTTCCTAAATTTGAGTCCTGGTCTCATTGGATGTTtggatatatgcatggagtattaaatatagactaattacgaaactaattatatagtttgtgactaatttacgagaccaatcttttgagcctaattagtccatgatttgacaatattttgctacagtaatccctgctaatgatggattaattaggcttaaaaatttcatCTTATGGAGtcttgacggattatgtaatttattttttttattagtatccgaacaccatatgcaacatcctcccgacacacctcctaaattttagtagctgaatccaaacacccccttagctcTTCAGCATTAATACATGGCTCACTTATCTCTCTGACAGAGTTTCTCGATTCTTGTGTCTAAGCCGGTTACGAGCTTACGGCacgcctctcctctctctcctcttctttctcctccacatcaatatTTAGCCTGCTTACAATCTATTATTATACTGGCTCTAAAGAGGCAAGCTCACTTACTTTTCTATGATTCATATATCTATGCTCACACGTCTTTCTATACTAGCATGTTAgcttattatatattttttattttttaggttATATGAGCGAGCGGTTGACTCTATTGCTGAGGGTACCCTTAAATCACTACGTCAGAATACCCCattactgccggttcaaaataccccatcactgccgaattttgaaccggcacaaccataccggcagtgatgagggtaagcaATCACTATCGGTTACTACAAActggcagtgttcttcaactttaCTGCCAGTTTTTTACACAACCGGCAGTGTTCATTTCAACCAACACTCCAGGTTTataagaccacccggtagagctcagttccaacaacattgtcggtttgtgtttcaactggcagtgttgtagtaagaatcactgccggtttatgataagaaccgacagtgatggctaagccaacactaccggtttgtggctcgagccggcagtgccatcactgtcggttttatttctaaccgacagtgatgtttacgacaacactgtcggttttctGATAACCGGTAGTAATGTCACGTTCGCAATTTATTGTTttagattttaatttatattttttgtggaatcaggtttcgctttatatacgctacgtagacgacaggtacatcaatattaaacattacaaatgttatgattacaattcaaatgttcttatccatgTCTCGatctctcaaaataaaaaaatgttcttggacttcacacatgcttctcgaacttcttacaataatctggcgagccgctctgggccatactggtccttgtacttcacggattgtgcaatggaaaatactccatctttttccaatacctcagctaagatgaattttgtcagctccgattgcagtgcgatgatctccatgtttaacaacctttcgtggttatatttcttgcgctgtcgttcaaaaaagatgatattcaaagaggaacagtaaatcattttgttgaattattaacagacataaatgaaatggggattatacacaccaacttatcggcttcttctgatttctcgccgatgtagcgaagcattgcccacattacataataCCCGCATTTATTGTTTCCCGCTGGCTATGATAGGTACtttccctccatttcgacaaccttgaatgggaccggcatcccaccgatatgtcttcttcggacactgagcaatattaaaaggagaaacattagaaagcggtatgtatgattagaaaataatatgttattagaatcgcttactaattcagcactaccaccagtgcatccagatgatgaaatggttttttcttcgagtcccacacctcgagcagatttttggcaaaattaacacaaatgaagacgaaatgattgatgtaatcacagaatcctaattatcgaataatcttaatgaaaaaagaagcataaaattaaaagccgagaacacatactcgcagttgtagactagaagtatgtgggttttcttcttcatcgtgaattcatcgaaaatagcaatcaatctctgtttcaggtcttccacatcacatccatagaggcctagatatgtcctctcattgactcgcatggggtccaagaagcctatgtaatcccatttgctttttagaatgcaaaattttgctatacacctacataaaatcatgggaagtgctcaaaagttaacaatttgtgtctcgagagagtagttaattgtaaaatcgtgcgtgtagggtacttatatAGTCCATAGCGTCagcatttgaacatcgagatagcgtttctggtatagctggaacaagcactcccactcgacatcgaacttctcttcttcaggataatggaaaacatgtggtgaacggataataactcaaaaccaaagttgtccatctctgttgcttgagccatgtaatattcatctaactggcgcatatatgttgtcagatttttatactcatgatcgggaaccaaaagattgcccctttcatacttcattgtcggtgttgtcgtcccttgtacatcataatagatggtcatggcctcttccatggttaatcctgggttgtcttatattccttaaatctttattatgtatttctttgtctcttgttgtagcgtatttattctatgtttgcctttcgaattcggacttcaaaaaaacgaaggcagtgaggcacagagattgaagaaactaacacaatcttccttcgagatatgtgctataaatttttctttcatcaaggtgataGCGCTGcgactgaacgacctttttcttttctgttggtccactctGGGAgaattagcgaccgaatccaaggaccttttctacgactgcgaggatgtccttgatcttgttttgggctgaggtggaggaggaggacgacgagaattctgttttcctagtgctgatgaagatggaggaggaggaggagtctcttttcttggggctgatgaagatagaGTCAGACAAAGAGGAATAGATGGAGACCTTTGTCTTCTCaagagtgatggctccagatgaggaggggagtgatctctattggtagatggtgagtgatcattgtGGGTGGGCGAACactcacagtcgtcctcatcatcaaagGACAATTGAttgtcaagcttaatgaagcgcttgcgccaggccacttgagagctcttgttttgaccaagttttggcctgtcttccactacggggtactcaatgggtatcttttTATACTTCTTATCatgtatt
Proteins encoded in this region:
- the LOC136503072 gene encoding BURP domain-containing protein 13-like: MVAAIATPACATTAVTTPAARFWEENLPGMPMPPTIAELVQKGTDHSPLKQPSSSPQVYQPDWCLGYSYRITCSPSTAVAATGVFFRQENVALGSVMTAHFPPVDLPAILPRADAEEAPLANVTDVLSTFAVAPGSAEELMVRGTVRACQAPPLAGERKACATSLEGAVRTAARMLGTSATTRLSVAASALTPRDGLPRQEYEVVAVAPLGGGRHVTCHDDPFPYAVYRCHMEKEASTEAYVLTLRGLQHGMSGGSAVVDMVAVCHLDTASWSPAHPAFETLNLRPGGAPVCHFMPYADLFFSEKAANA